From one Eucalyptus grandis isolate ANBG69807.140 chromosome 9, ASM1654582v1, whole genome shotgun sequence genomic stretch:
- the LOC120288354 gene encoding WAT1-related protein At5g64700-like: protein MGLKNPYVFVVLIQILQAGMTLLAKAALNGGMSSFVFNFYRQLAGTVFLLLLSAIFQRRSMTQFTFPVFFKIFALAFLGLTLSINLYGIALLYTPASLASATINCVPVTTFSFAVLLRRETVNVREIAGQFRSINTSIA from the exons ATGGGACTGAAGAATCCATACGTGTTCGTTGTCTTGATCCAGATATTACAAGCGGGCATGACCTTGCTCGCCAAGGCCGCATTGAATGGTGGCATGAGTAGCTTCGTCTTCAATTTCTACCGGCAACTCGCTGGAACTGTTTTCTTGCTCCTGTTGAGTGCGATCTTCCAAAGGAGATCCATGACTCAGTTCACGTTCCCTGTCTTCTTCAAGATTTTCGCGCTCGCTTTCCTGGG TCTGACGCTAAGTATAAATCTCTATGGGATAGCGCTCCTCTATACTCCGGCTTCACTCGCGTCTGCAACTATCAACTGTGTACCCGTCACAACCTTCTCCTTTGCTGTTCTTCTCAG GAGGGAGACGGTGAATGTAAGGGAAATAGCGGGACAATTTAGATCAATCAACACTTCAATAgcttga